A segment of the Capnocytophaga sp. ARDL2 genome:
TGAAATTACATCAAGTTCATTGAATCGTACAAAAGGGAAATATAGTGCTTATGATAAAAAGGATTTACTTATCAATAAATATGGTGCAAAAGAGCGTAATATTACGAAATACTCAAAATAATGCTTGGAAAAAGCATCTACGAAGAATCTAATAAAAATCCAGAGAGAGAAAAAAAGTTGTGGTCTTTATAAAAGCCATTATTCTACCTATAACAAAAAAAACAGTCTATTTCGGACTGTTTTTTATGCTTTTAAATTTGAATTGCTGGCAATAAATCATTATTTCCCTCAATTCTCTCATCTGTTGTACAAATTGAAATTATAAAAAAATTCCCTCTCTTTTTTTCAAAGAAAGGGAATTTTATTATGTATTGAATTACTTATTGTAATGCAGATTATCACACTTTGATTTCTACTTCTACTCCTGAAGGAAGCTCTAATTTCATTAAAGCATCAATCGTTTTTGAAGATGAAGAATATATGTCTAATAATCTTTTATATGAACTCAATTCGAATTGTTCTCTCGATTTTTTGTTTACATGCGGAGAACGCAATACTGTGAAAATTCTTTTGTGAGTAGGCAAAGGAATTGGCCCTGTTACCACTGCACCTGTACTTTTTACAGTTTTTACGATCTTGTCAGCTGATTTATCAACCAAGTTGTGATCGTAAGATTTCAATTTTATTCTAATTTTTTGACTCATGTTCTTACTGATTAAGCGTTACCTTTTGCTTTTTTGATTACCTCTTCTTGAATGTTCGAAGGTGTTTGTTCGTAGTGAGAAAACTCCATTGTAGATGTTGCTCTACCTGAAGACAATGTTCTCAAAGTTGTTACATATCCAAACATTTCTGAAAGTGGAACGATTGCTTTTACTACTTTAGATCCATTGCGGTCATCCATTGAGTTGATTTGTCCTCTACGACGGTTCAAATCTCCTACGATGTCCCCCATGTTTTCTTCTGGAGTAAGTACTTCCAATTTCATCATTGGCTCTAAAATTACAGCTCCTGCAGCTTTTGCTGATTCTTTGAATCCGAATTTTGCTGCCAACTCAAATGACAATGCATCTGAATCCACCGCGTGATAAGATCCGTCAACTAAAGTTACTTTCAACCCGTCAACTTCAAATCCTGCCAATGGCCCTTCTTTCATTGCTTCTTTGAATCCTTTTTCTACTGCTGGGATGTACTCTTTTGGTACATTTCCTCCTTTTACTTCGTTTACAAACTGTAATCCTACAAATGGTTTTCCATCTACATCGTCTGCTGGCCCAATTTCGAAAACGATGTCCCCAAATTTACCACGACCTCCTGATTGTTTCTTATAAACCTCACGGTGGTTTGCTTTACGAGTAAATGCCTCTTTGTACTCTACTTGTGGCTCTCCTTGGTTTACCTCCACCTTGAACTCGCGTTTCATACGGTCGATGATGATATCCAAGTGCAACTCTCCCATTCCTGAGATGATTGTTTGCCCTGAAGCTTGGTCTGTACGCACTGTAAATGTTGGATCTTCTTCTGCCAATTTTGCCAAAGCCATACCCATTTTATCTACATCTGCCTTTGTTTTTGGCTCGATTGCGATACCGATTACTGGATCTGGGAATATCATAGACTCCAATACGATTGGGTGTTTCTCATCACACAATGTATCACCTGTTTTGATATCTTTAAATCCTACTGCTGCTCCAATATCTCCTGCTTCGATTCTTTCGATTGGGTTTTGTTTGTTTGCGTGCATTTGGTAGATACGAGAGATACGCTCTTTGTTTCCTGAACGCGTGTTCAATACATAAGAACCTGCATCCAATCCTCCTGAGTATGCACGGAAGAATGCCAAACGACCTACATAAGGGTCTGTAGCAATCTTAAATGCCAATGCTGCAAACGGATCATTTACTGATGGTTTACGAGAGATTGGCTCCTCTGTGTTTGGATTAGTACCTTCGATCGCTTCTTTATCAGTCGGAGCTGGTAAGTAACGACATACAGCATCTAACATGAATTGTACTCCTTTGTTTTTGAACGAAGAACCACAAGTCATTGGGATAATGCTCATATCCAAAGTAGCTGCACGCAATGCAGCGTGGATTTCTTCTTCAGTAATAGAGTTTTCATCCTCCATGTATTTTTCTAACAAGTTTTCGTCGTAAGCAGCGATTTCCTCGATCAATTGTCCACGATATTGTTTTACATCGTCCATCATATCAGCAGGAATATCGATGATATCGAAAGTAGCTCCTGAGTTTTCCTCATGCCATACGATTGCTTGATTTTTTACCAAGTCCACTACTCCTTTGAAATCTGCCTCATCACCGATTGGCAATACGATAGGCACTGCGTTTGATTTCAACATGTCTCTTACTTGCTGACAAACATTCAAGAAGTTAGCCCCTTGACGATCCATCTTGTTTACAAATCCCATACGAGGAACTTTGTAGTTATCTGCCAATCTCCAGTTGGTTTCAGATTGTGGTTCTACCCCGTCAACTGCCGAGAACAAGAACACCAATCCGTCCAATACACGCAACGAACGGTTTACCTCTACGGTAAAGTCAACGTGTCCTGGAGTATCGATGATGTTGAAGTGATATTCTTTAGATTCAGGAAGTTTTTTTCCTTGGTCTGTTGGGAAGTTCCATGTACAAGTAGTAGCAGCTGAAGTAATAGTAATACCTCTTTCAGCCTCTTGCTCCATCCAGTCCATAGTAGAAGATCCCTCGTGAGTTTCTCCGATTTTGTGGTTTTTACCAGTATAGAAAAGGATACGCTCAGTTGTAGTCGTTTTTCCAGCATCGATGTGAGCTGCAATCCCGATATTTCTAGTGTATTTTAAATCTCTAGCCATTTGGTTTATTCTTTTAAAAATTAGAATCTAAAGTGAGAGAATGCTTTGTTTGCCTCTGCCATTTTGTGAGTATCCATTCTCTTTTTTACAGCTGCACCTTCTTCTTTAGCTGCTGCCAAGATTTCAGACGCCAATTTAGCTGCCATAGATTTCTCGTTTCTTTTTCTTGCATAAAGAATCATCCATTTGATAGCCATAGAAATTTTTCTATCTGGACGAATTTGCATAGGAATTTGGAATGTAGCACCACCTACACGACGCGAACGCACCTCTACATGTGGCATTACATTAGTTAAAGCATCTTTCCAAATTTCCAAAGATGTTTTTTCTTCATCTTGTTTTTTAGACTCTACGATATCCAATGCATCATAAAACACTTTGAATGCAATCGATTTTTTACCGTCCCACATCAAGTTGTTTACAAATCTTGTTACCAACTGATCGTTAAACTTTGGATCTGGTAAAAGAGGTCTTTTCTTTGCCTGTCTTTTTCTCATGTCTTTTTCTTAAAAAGTTTTTAAGTTATTACTTTTTCGCATCTTTAGGGCGTTTTGCACCGTATTTAGATCTTCTTTGCGTACGACCGTTTACTCCGGCAGTATCCAAAGCACCACGCACAATGTGGTATCTAACACCTGGCAAATCTTTTACCCTTCCACCTCTAACTAATACTATCGAGTGCTCTTGCAAATTGTGTCCTTCTCCTGGGATGTAAGCGTTTACTTCATTACCGTTTGTCAAACGCACACGAGCTACTTTACGCATCGCTGAGTTTGGCTTTTTAGGTGTAGTAGTATAAACACGCGTACAAACTCCTCTTCTTTGAGGACAAGAATCCAAAGCAACCGATTTACTCTTCTTAGTCAATTGGGTTCTTCCTTTTCTTACTAATTGTTGAATTGTTGGCATAATGTTTATTAAATTTATCTACATTCAATTATTTAACCCCTACCTATTTTTGGGGATGCAAATATATAAATTATTTACTTCAAAACAAATTTATTTTTATTTTTTCTTGAGCGTGAGGCTAAAAGGAGGTAGCAGGAGGCTGATTACACCTGCGGTGTTGAAAACCTCTCGCAGATATCGCAGATAAACACAGAGTTTTCACCTACTGTGTTTGAAATTACACGAATTATACTCTCTGCGTAACAAACCTATGTATCCTATGTTTCTATGTATTTAAAATAACTCCACAAAAAAATTCGCCAAAGTTCTACCGCTGTGGTTAGATCTTTGGCGAAGTTGATTTATTGTGCCTTAATGATTAAATCTACAAAAAACTACTCCCCATACTTTCCGCCCCAGCGTTGTTTCATAAATTCTTGTATTTGTTGTTCACGAGTGTTTTTTCCTGGTTCGTATAACGTAGTGCCTATCAGTTCGTCTGGTAAGTATTCTTGCTGAACAAAATTACCTGGAAAATCGTGGCTGTACAAATATTCTTGTCCGTATCCCATTTCTTTCATGAGTTTGGTTGGGGCGTTTCGCAAGTGCAATGGCACCGATAAATCTCCTGTTTGCTTTACTACCGATTGGGCTTTGCCTATCGCCATATAACTGGCGTTGCTCTTAGGCGAAGTTGCTAAATAAATCGCACACTGACTGAGCAATATTCTACTTTCGGGCATTCCAATTACCGACACTGCCTGAAACACATTGTTTGCCATAATCAATGCGGTGGGGTTTGCCAAACCGATGTCTTCCGATGCGGAAATTATCAATCGACGGGCGATGAATTTTACATCTTCTCCTCCTTCTATCATTCGTGCCAACCAATAAACGGCTCCGTTGGGATCACTTCCTCTAATGGATTTGATAAATGCCGAAATTATGTCATAATGTTGTTCGCCTGTTTTGTCGTAAAGCACCATGTTTTTCTGCACGATTCGCATTACTTTTTCATTGGTGATTTCTATGGTATCTTCGCCAACGGCATTGATCACCAATTCAAAGGTATTGAGTAATTTGCGTCCGTCGCCACCCGACAATCGAAATAGAGATTCATATTCTTTAATAGTGATTTTTCGTTTTTTCAAGTCTTCATCTACCTCCATCGCTCGGTGTAGCAAGGCTTTCAAATCATCAAGTCCAAAGGGGTCTAATGTATAAACCTGACAACGAGAAAGCAATGCAGGTATAACCTCAAAACTTGGATTTTCGGTTGTGGCACCGATGAGCGTAACCCATCCTCGTTCTACAGCACCCAATAGTGAATCTTGTTGCGACTTACTAAAACGATGAATCTCGTCGATAAACAAAATAGGTCGCTGTGCAAATAGATCTCCGTTGTTTTTTGCTTTGTCGATGACTTCACGCACTTCTTTTACCCCAGAATTGATGGCACTGAGGATATAAAATGGTCGTTTGCTTTCGTAGGCAATGATTTCAGCTAAAGTGGTTTTTCCTGTTCCGGGTGTTCCCCAAAATATCATTGAGGGTATCAAATCGTTTTTCAACATTTGAGTCAAAATACCTTTTTCTCCTACCAAATGTTGCTGACTGATGTAATCTTCTAATTTTTTCGGACGAACTCGTTCTGCTAATGGTGCTTTCATATCGCAAAGATACAAAGTTTGTAGAACTGAACAATGAACTTTGTAACTACTCGCATGAGCGGTGGGAACGGCATCCTTTTGTGGAGACAACTGCCGACACAAAAGATATAGCGGACGACGCGACGCTCTACCAAAGACTGACGAGGAACGAGGAAGTTGATGGTAGAGGGGCACGCCCAAAAAATAATAATTCACTCTTTTAAATATTTTTTCTATATTTGTGCAATGCTTTAGGGGTGTCTATTTTCTGATAGGCTGAGATTTTACCCTTTGAACCTGATCTAGTTCATACTAGCGTAGGGAAAAGTAGTCTGTTTTGAGTGGGATATTGTCTTCATTCCCAAATAAACATTCCTAAAGTGTAACTTAATTTTTTTAGGAATGGAACTCACAATCAATCACCAAAAAAAGTCTTTTGACCAACTGCCGCCGTCGTTGGAACAGTTGCTTATTGCCGAAAATTTGCTCAAAGATTTGGGTATCGCCGTGGCGGTAAATAATTCCGTTGTACCTCGTAATCTCTGGGCAACTACTCCCCTACAACCTAATGATAATATACTGATAATCACCGCTACGCAGGGAGGGTAATTAATTATTAATGGTTAATGAACAATTAATTCCGAATGTCTCGGGACTGGCAATGAACAATTGATAATTGATAGCATGTAAATTGATTTTACAGAACTTAAACTATTAGAAATTACACACATTTAGTCTATATTTTCTCTAAAAGCGAAGCGTCTATGTTATCTAAAAAGAAAATCTCTGATTCTCAATTGTAAAAATATCTATGTGGCTATGTGGTAAAAAATATTCCACAAATATTTTAGTATAATCTAATTAGTAATAAAAAAACAATAATAATGGAAAATAAACACGAGATTTCAACAACACCTTTTCCGTGTTCTAAGAAAGTGTATGTTGAGGGGAAAATTCATTCGATAAAAGTGGCGATGCGTGAAATTTCATTGCATCCAACAAAATTGACTAATGGCGGTGTTGAAGAAAATCCTCCAATTACGGTGTATGATACTTCGGGGCCTTATACCGATGAAAATTATGAAGTTGATGTGCGTAAAGGACTTCCTCGTTTGCGTGAACAGTGGATTCTCAATCGTGGAGATGTAGATGTTTTGGACGGAATTACTTCGGAATATGGTCAAAAAAGATTGAATGACGAAAAATTAGACCAGCTGCGTTTTCAGTACAATCACAAACCAAAATGTGCCAAAGAGGGAATGAATGTTACCCAATTGCATTATGCAAAAAAGGGTATCATTACGCCTGAAATGGAATACATTGCCATTCGTGAAAATCAACGCATTGAGCAGTTGGATCTAGCGACCAAAGGAATGGATTTTCAACATCAAGGGCATAGCTTTGGGGCAAATACGCCAAAATCGAAAATCACTCCTGAATTTGTGCGTAATGAGATTGCAGCTGGTCGTGCGATAATCCCCAACAATATCAACCACCCAGAGAGCGAACCGATGATTATTGGGCGAAATTTCTTGGTGAAAATCAATGCCAATATCGGAAATTCTGCCGTTACATCGAGCATCGAAGAAGAGGTAGAAAAGGCAGTTTGGGCTTGTCGCTGGGGTGCCGATACGATTATGGATTTGTCAACTGGAAAAAACATACACGAAACCCGCGAATGGATTATTCGCAATTCGCCTGTACCAATTGGAACTGTGCCGATTTATCAAGCATTGGAAAAGGTAAAAGGTGTGGTGGAAGACCTAACTTGGGAAATTTTCCGTGATACTTTGATTGAACAAGCCGAGCAAGGGGTGTCGTATTTTACCATTCACGCAGGGGTACTTTTGCGTTATATTCATTTGACAGCCAATCGTGTAACTGGAATTGTATCTCGTGGTGGATCGATTATGGCAAAATGGTGTTTGTTTCACCACAAAGAAAATTTCTTATACACGCATTTTGAGGAGATTTGCGAAATAATGAAAAAATACGATGTTGCCTTTTCGTTAGGCGACGGTTTGCGTCCAGGCTCGATTGCCGATGCAAATGATGCGGCTCAATTTGCGGAGTTGGAAACCTTGGGCGAATTGACAAAAATCGCTTGGAAACACGATGTGCAGGTGATGATTGAAGGACCAGGGCATGTTCCGATGCACATGATAAAAGAAAATATGGACAAGCAATTGAAGGAATGTCACGAAGCTCCTTTCTACACACTCGGACCTTTGACAACGGATATTGCACCCGGTTACGACCACATTACTTCGGCGATTGGAGCTGCGATGATTGGTTGGTTTGGCTGTGCGATGTTGTGCTATGTTACCCCAAAAGAACACCTCGGATTGCCTAACAAAAAAGATGTAAAAGACGGAGTAATCACCTACAAATTGGCTGCTCACGCTGCAGATTTAGCCAAAGGACACCCTGGAGCTCAATACCGTGACAATGTGTTGAGTAAAGCCCGTTTTGAATTCCGTTGGGAAGACCAGTTCAACCTGTCGATCGACCCAGACACCGCACGAGAATTTCACGACGAAACACTTCCTGCCGACGGAGCAAAAATGGCACATTTCTGCTCAATGTGTGGCGCAAAATTCTGTTCAATGAAAATCACCCAAGAAATCCGCGAAGCCAACGAAAAAGGTATGTTGGAAAAATCAAAGGAATTTGTAGAAAAAGGAAAGGAAATTTATATATAATCGGTTGAGTGCTTATTTTCTGCCATATCAATCTCAAAAAGACAAATTCAACGAAAGAGTTGATTTCAAGTAAATTATAGATACTTATTCGTTTGATAGAGAATTGAGATTTTTTGTTTTTGATTGTATTGAGCGTATAGAAGTTGCTATCCGTACACAATTTATTTATCAAATGGCAATGAAATATAATGATAGTCATTGGCACGACAATCAAAATTAATTTATAGCATCGTTTTACAACAAAAAAGGAATAAAAATAGATCCTTTTTCAGATTTTCAAGCTATAATTTCAAAAGCGAAGACAACACCAAAACCAGAAGTTTTATAAAGCATTGTATTGATAATTACGACAATCCGAGCAATCCTCCTGCGTGGATGTGTTTTGAGCTTTTGACAATTGGTGAATTATCAAATATTTACAAAGGATTGAAAAACAATGATGATAAAAAACTCATTACCCATTTTTTCGATGTTCATTATACTGTTCTTACCTCTTGACTTCACACGCTTACCTATGTTCGCAATATTTGTGTTCATCATAGCCGATTGTGGAACAAAGATTTGACAGTAGAATCCGAAAGATTGTTAAAACCAAAAGGTGCTTGGATGAACGACAGATTTAACAATAACAAAAGAACATTTTACTTCTTGTGTGTATTTAAGTATTTGTTGATTCATGTCAATCCAAATAACAGTTTTACAAAAAAGTTGATACGTTTGTTTAATAAATATCTCAATGTAGCTATAAAATATTTAGGTATTCCATCTGAAGGAAAAGGTAATCTAATCGATTGGACAAATGAACCGCTATGGCTATCTTAATAATTTGAAAAATGCTAATCATCATTTCTCCAGAAAATACAATCCCCTGCGAACCCCAAATAATCAATCAATTATTTGACGATGGTTTGGAGTTGTTGCATGTACGGAAATATCAATTTTCAGATGATGAAATGAGGTTTTATTTAGGGGAAATAAAGGCGAATTATTATTCAAAAATTGTTTTGCACTCACATTTTCATTTGGCTGAAAAATTTGGCATTCATCGTTTACACATCAGAGAAATAGACCGAAAAAACGAAAATTTTCCACAAGCTAAACATTGGCATTTGTCCACTTCTGTTCACAGTATAGACGATTTCAATCAATTGGAAGAACATTGGCAATACGCATTTTTGTCGCCTGTATTTCTGAGTATTTCCAAAAAAGGCTATGGAGAACATTCTGATGTGTTGGCTCAAATTTTCATGCGAACCAATTTTCACACAAAACTCCTCGCCTTGGGAGGAATAACCGCCGAAAATATCGAAAAAGTACTTCAACACGGAGCAGACGGTGCTGCATTGTTGGGAAGTATTTGGTTGAGTAAAGATCCGTTTGAGGAGTTTTTTAGGCTGAAATGTATCCTCAAAAGCATATAATAAATGGATTACATTTGTAAAAAAAGGAATACGAAATGAAAGAAATGACCACTTTATTGGAAAACATAGGTAAAATTTACAACAAGCACGAATGCAAGTCAATCGTGTGATAAATTCTGCTATGATACTAAGCTATTGATAAATAGGACGATTGATTGTTGAAGAAGAACAAAACGGAGAAAAACGAGCCGAATACGGTAAACAGCAATTACAACAGATTTCTGACTATCTCACAACACATTACGGAAAAGGTTTTGATATTACCAACATCCGTAGAATAAGATTATTTTATTTGCAGTTTCCAATTCGAGACACACTGTGTCTCGAATTGAGTTGGTCGTACTATAGATGCTTGTTACATATTGAAAATCAAGAAGCAATTAGTCAAAATTGGAGCGTAAGGACGTTGGATAGACAAATTAGCGTATTATACTATGAGCAACTTTTGGCTTTACAGGAGAAAAATTTAGTAATTGCCGAAGCTAAGGAAAAAACCGAAAAATTGGCAGATAACATTAAAAACTATCTAAGAGCCCCTTATATTTTGGATTTTTTAAATCTGTCTAACAAACCATACCATGAATCGAATGTAGAGGAAAGTCTTATCAATAATATTCAGCACCTTTTACTCGAATTGGGCAAAGGTTTTGCTTTTGTAGAACACCAACAACGCATTCGATTTGATGATGAAGATTTTTACATAAACTTGGTGTTTTACAACTTTAAATTGAAATATTTCTTGTTGATTGACATAAAGTTAGAGAAATTAAAACATCAAGATATTGGACAAATGGATACCAATGTTCGTTTGTACGACGAAATTCACAAAGGAACTGACGACAATCCTACAATTGGTTTGGTTTTATGTGCTGAAAAAAGCGATTCCGTTGCCAAATATTCTGTACTCGCCGATAGAAAACAATTGTTTGCAGCGAAGTATTTACCTTATCTCCCAACGAAGGAAGAACTTCAAAAGCTCATCAATATCAGTAAATTACATTTTAAGGATAATAAATAACTTTTGAGAGATAGTGTCTCTCGAATTATGAAAAAGAAAATTTTTCCAGATTCGAGACTCACTGAGTCTCGAATTCATTTTGATAAAAAATGCAGGAGTCTAATAAAATACTCAGCATAGCAGGATTTGATCCAAGCGGTGGTGCAGGAGTTTTAGCGGATGTAAAAACTGCTGAGCAACTCAAGGTGTATGCTATGGCAATCATCACGGCGAATACTTTGCAAACCGAAGATGCGTTTTTTGATTTACAGTGGCAACCTATTCAAACGGTTGAAAATAGCATTTCAACTTTAATGAACCGATACGATTTTTCGGTGGTAAAAATCGGTATTGTACCGAATGTCAATTATTTACACAAAATAGTTTCAAAAATCAAACAGTTGCAACCTCAATGTAAAATCGTTTGGGATACCGTGTTGAAAGCATCGGCTGGAGTGGATTTTTTCGCTACGGAAACTTTAGAATTATTACCCAAAACTTTAGAAATGATAGATTTAATCACCCCAAATTTTGAGGAATACCAAGTACTGAAAAACTATCTTTCGCCACGAAATACGGTGTTGATCAAAGGCGGACATCGCACCGAACAATTGGGAACGGACTCGTTGATTTTCAAGAATCAAATCATTGATTTTCCCCCCAATGTAGCGACTGTTTATCCCAAACACGGTTCGGGGTGTGTGCTGTCGTCGGCAATTACAGCTTATTTGGCACAAGAAAAATCGTTGGAAGAAAGTTG
Coding sequences within it:
- the rpsJ gene encoding 30S ribosomal protein S10, with protein sequence MSQKIRIKLKSYDHNLVDKSADKIVKTVKSTGAVVTGPIPLPTHKRIFTVLRSPHVNKKSREQFELSSYKRLLDIYSSSSKTIDALMKLELPSGVEVEIKV
- the fusA gene encoding elongation factor G — translated: MARDLKYTRNIGIAAHIDAGKTTTTERILFYTGKNHKIGETHEGSSTMDWMEQEAERGITITSAATTCTWNFPTDQGKKLPESKEYHFNIIDTPGHVDFTVEVNRSLRVLDGLVFLFSAVDGVEPQSETNWRLADNYKVPRMGFVNKMDRQGANFLNVCQQVRDMLKSNAVPIVLPIGDEADFKGVVDLVKNQAIVWHEENSGATFDIIDIPADMMDDVKQYRGQLIEEIAAYDENLLEKYMEDENSITEEEIHAALRAATLDMSIIPMTCGSSFKNKGVQFMLDAVCRYLPAPTDKEAIEGTNPNTEEPISRKPSVNDPFAALAFKIATDPYVGRLAFFRAYSGGLDAGSYVLNTRSGNKERISRIYQMHANKQNPIERIEAGDIGAAVGFKDIKTGDTLCDEKHPIVLESMIFPDPVIGIAIEPKTKADVDKMGMALAKLAEEDPTFTVRTDQASGQTIISGMGELHLDIIIDRMKREFKVEVNQGEPQVEYKEAFTRKANHREVYKKQSGGRGKFGDIVFEIGPADDVDGKPFVGLQFVNEVKGGNVPKEYIPAVEKGFKEAMKEGPLAGFEVDGLKVTLVDGSYHAVDSDALSFELAAKFGFKESAKAAGAVILEPMMKLEVLTPEENMGDIVGDLNRRRGQINSMDDRNGSKVVKAIVPLSEMFGYVTTLRTLSSGRATSTMEFSHYEQTPSNIQEEVIKKAKGNA
- the rpsG gene encoding 30S ribosomal protein S7; this translates as MRKRQAKKRPLLPDPKFNDQLVTRFVNNLMWDGKKSIAFKVFYDALDIVESKKQDEEKTSLEIWKDALTNVMPHVEVRSRRVGGATFQIPMQIRPDRKISMAIKWMILYARKRNEKSMAAKLASEILAAAKEEGAAVKKRMDTHKMAEANKAFSHFRF
- the rpsL gene encoding 30S ribosomal protein S12 produces the protein MPTIQQLVRKGRTQLTKKSKSVALDSCPQRRGVCTRVYTTTPKKPNSAMRKVARVRLTNGNEVNAYIPGEGHNLQEHSIVLVRGGRVKDLPGVRYHIVRGALDTAGVNGRTQRRSKYGAKRPKDAKK
- a CDS encoding replication-associated recombination protein A, which codes for MKAPLAERVRPKKLEDYISQQHLVGEKGILTQMLKNDLIPSMIFWGTPGTGKTTLAEIIAYESKRPFYILSAINSGVKEVREVIDKAKNNGDLFAQRPILFIDEIHRFSKSQQDSLLGAVERGWVTLIGATTENPSFEVIPALLSRCQVYTLDPFGLDDLKALLHRAMEVDEDLKKRKITIKEYESLFRLSGGDGRKLLNTFELVINAVGEDTIEITNEKVMRIVQKNMVLYDKTGEQHYDIISAFIKSIRGSDPNGAVYWLARMIEGGEDVKFIARRLIISASEDIGLANPTALIMANNVFQAVSVIGMPESRILLSQCAIYLATSPKSNASYMAIGKAQSVVKQTGDLSVPLHLRNAPTKLMKEMGYGQEYLYSHDFPGNFVQQEYLPDELIGTTLYEPGKNTREQQIQEFMKQRWGGKYGE
- the thiS gene encoding sulfur carrier protein ThiS, which gives rise to MELTINHQKKSFDQLPPSLEQLLIAENLLKDLGIAVAVNNSVVPRNLWATTPLQPNDNILIITATQGG
- the thiC gene encoding phosphomethylpyrimidine synthase ThiC; translated protein: MENKHEISTTPFPCSKKVYVEGKIHSIKVAMREISLHPTKLTNGGVEENPPITVYDTSGPYTDENYEVDVRKGLPRLREQWILNRGDVDVLDGITSEYGQKRLNDEKLDQLRFQYNHKPKCAKEGMNVTQLHYAKKGIITPEMEYIAIRENQRIEQLDLATKGMDFQHQGHSFGANTPKSKITPEFVRNEIAAGRAIIPNNINHPESEPMIIGRNFLVKINANIGNSAVTSSIEEEVEKAVWACRWGADTIMDLSTGKNIHETREWIIRNSPVPIGTVPIYQALEKVKGVVEDLTWEIFRDTLIEQAEQGVSYFTIHAGVLLRYIHLTANRVTGIVSRGGSIMAKWCLFHHKENFLYTHFEEICEIMKKYDVAFSLGDGLRPGSIADANDAAQFAELETLGELTKIAWKHDVQVMIEGPGHVPMHMIKENMDKQLKECHEAPFYTLGPLTTDIAPGYDHITSAIGAAMIGWFGCAMLCYVTPKEHLGLPNKKDVKDGVITYKLAAHAADLAKGHPGAQYRDNVLSKARFEFRWEDQFNLSIDPDTAREFHDETLPADGAKMAHFCSMCGAKFCSMKITQEIREANEKGMLEKSKEFVEKGKEIYI
- a CDS encoding Abi family protein, with translation MRFFVFDCIERIEVAIRTQFIYQMAMKYNDSHWHDNQN
- a CDS encoding Abi family protein, with the protein product MARQSKLIYSIVLQQKRNKNRSFFRFSSYNFKSEDNTKTRSFIKHCIDNYDNPSNPPAWMCFELLTIGELSNIYKGLKNNDDKKLITHFFDVHYTVLTS
- a CDS encoding thiamine phosphate synthase, with the translated sequence MLIIISPENTIPCEPQIINQLFDDGLELLHVRKYQFSDDEMRFYLGEIKANYYSKIVLHSHFHLAEKFGIHRLHIREIDRKNENFPQAKHWHLSTSVHSIDDFNQLEEHWQYAFLSPVFLSISKKGYGEHSDVLAQIFMRTNFHTKLLALGGITAENIEKVLQHGADGAALLGSIWLSKDPFEEFFRLKCILKSI
- a CDS encoding PDDEXK nuclease domain-containing protein, encoding MIVEEEQNGEKRAEYGKQQLQQISDYLTTHYGKGFDITNIRRIRLFYLQFPIRDTLCLELSWSYYRCLLHIENQEAISQNWSVRTLDRQISVLYYEQLLALQEKNLVIAEAKEKTEKLADNIKNYLRAPYILDFLNLSNKPYHESNVEESLINNIQHLLLELGKGFAFVEHQQRIRFDDEDFYINLVFYNFKLKYFLLIDIKLEKLKHQDIGQMDTNVRLYDEIHKGTDDNPTIGLVLCAEKSDSVAKYSVLADRKQLFAAKYLPYLPTKEELQKLINISKLHFKDNK
- a CDS encoding hydroxymethylpyrimidine/phosphomethylpyrimidine kinase, which codes for MQESNKILSIAGFDPSGGAGVLADVKTAEQLKVYAMAIITANTLQTEDAFFDLQWQPIQTVENSISTLMNRYDFSVVKIGIVPNVNYLHKIVSKIKQLQPQCKIVWDTVLKASAGVDFFATETLELLPKTLEMIDLITPNFEEYQVLKNYLSPRNTVLIKGGHRTEQLGTDSLIFKNQIIDFPPNVATVYPKHGSGCVLSSAITAYLAQEKSLEESCRLGKQYVEKFLNSNASLLGKHNENQ